From the genome of Blastocatellia bacterium, one region includes:
- a CDS encoding glycerophosphodiester phosphodiesterase family protein, protein MSQSGGWQRIPGMRHSTTRLRRTTLLVRTTIRSRIASVLTLAVIGLTLPIVCAALTPSAATRKGAARGRATLNGARTLIIAHRGGASEAPENTMLAFRRALRLGVDGIETDVRLTRDHKLVLYHDARPGRVESGRRDATCDLSELLEVFQSEPQVAGDHQALVETTLALVQNLVGDTRTPLVSDLTYSELLAKRNACAEKDFGGPAILTLGDLFDQVPAGLIDLDIKPCKQLDELITEVIGVLRGVGDLDRIIVEPPDLASAQRLRAALGPRLKLQIKLLGLDFTGDSAAALERALALKPHSISVPYSMVTGQLVERAHRIGVQVWAWTVDAQTAAQQMQRLGVDAIKTDSPAALIEAHPASR, encoded by the coding sequence TTGTCGCAATCGGGCGGCTGGCAAAGGATACCGGGCATGAGACATTCAACGACCCGTTTGCGGCGCACAACCCTTCTTGTGCGTACAACAATTCGATCACGAATCGCCTCCGTTCTCACCCTTGCCGTGATTGGCCTTACGTTGCCAATCGTATGCGCGGCTCTGACGCCGTCGGCGGCAACTCGAAAAGGCGCAGCTCGCGGACGTGCGACCTTGAACGGCGCGCGGACGTTAATCATCGCTCACCGTGGCGGCGCATCCGAAGCGCCGGAAAACACGATGTTGGCTTTTCGTCGAGCCTTGCGCCTGGGCGTTGACGGAATCGAAACCGATGTGCGGCTAACCCGTGATCACAAGCTCGTGCTTTACCACGACGCCCGGCCCGGGCGCGTTGAGAGCGGACGGCGGGACGCGACCTGCGACCTCAGCGAATTGCTGGAGGTTTTTCAATCCGAGCCCCAGGTTGCAGGTGACCACCAGGCGCTTGTCGAAACCACGCTTGCACTGGTCCAGAACCTCGTGGGCGACACCCGCACACCGCTGGTCTCTGACCTGACTTACTCAGAGTTGTTAGCGAAACGGAATGCATGCGCCGAGAAGGATTTCGGCGGCCCCGCGATTCTCACGCTCGGCGACCTGTTCGATCAAGTGCCCGCCGGGCTGATCGACCTGGACATCAAGCCATGCAAGCAACTCGATGAATTGATAACCGAGGTAATTGGTGTGTTGCGTGGCGTCGGCGATCTTGATCGCATAATCGTCGAGCCGCCCGACCTCGCCTCGGCCCAAAGGCTTCGAGCCGCGCTCGGCCCTCGGCTCAAATTACAGATCAAGCTGCTGGGGCTCGATTTCACAGGGGATTCCGCCGCCGCGCTTGAGCGCGCACTGGCGCTGAAACCCCATTCGATCTCGGTGCCCTATTCGATGGTGACCGGGCAGCTCGTCGAGCGGGCACACCGTATAGGCGTGCAGGTTTGGGCGTGGACGGTTGACGCGCAAACAGCCGCTCAGCAGATGCAGCGGTTAGGGGTTGATGCAATCAAGACAGACTCGCCGGCGGCGCTGATCGAAGCGCACCCCGCGAGCCGTTGA